A single region of the Podospora pseudopauciseta strain CBS 411.78 chromosome 1, whole genome shotgun sequence genome encodes:
- a CDS encoding hypothetical protein (EggNog:ENOG503P02N; COG:G; MEROPS:MER0033198) → MFATIAVACLLLLLSPLETWGLSPRVKLSNGDHIGQVLDCGVSHWLGIRYAAPPLGELRFQPPVDPLPENGTQYAYEHGPICLPTGVLPNQNNEANYSEDCLFLDVYAPSRAHPVSKLPVFVYIQGGGFNANSHPRLNGTGLVKKSEMGIVVVTLNYRVGPWGFLVDGDKLTPNNGLRDQRQALKWVKKNIAQFGGDPDHVVLGGASAGASSIAWHLTAYGGRDQDLFHAGAGESAAWGHVITAKEARYQFQDLVVRIGCVSNSSEATLTCLRKKPYREIQMHGSGTPYPGQSLNPLFMWGPVIDYDMFSLPLIEAFKQGRFIKVPVIWGDDTNGGSIFTSPFTSTVAHSNRWMRTQYPFLTLRKLWLLNKAWKNRGKEQDRCPARDCWREQLSQVYGDMRYMCPNIYMSSAFPDHGFNNAWNYRWNVEDPDQIAAGLGVPHVSEISALFGPEYVLEPYISAPRTYREGELNGNAVDVIQKYWISFIKTFDPNTERAQGTARWEKFDSKKLSRLRFDTGGKTEMEYVGSELARRCTLLFDKIYPRRVGSGWTGW, encoded by the exons ATGTTCGCCACCATCGCCGTCGcctgcctcctcctgttgCTTTCTCCTCTCGAGACCTGGGGCCTTAGTCCCCGCGTCAAGCTCAGCAATGGGGACCACATCGGCCAGGTTCTCGATTGTGGTGTCTCCCACTGGTTGGGAATCCGATACGCCGCCCCTCCTCTTGGGGAACTTCGGTTCCAGCCCCCAGTTGACCCTCTTCCAGAGAACGGCACGCAATATGCCTACGAG CATGGTCCAATCTGCCTCCCAACTGGGGTTCTTCCCAATCAAAATAATGAGGCCAATTACTCCGAGGACTGTCTCTTCCTCGATGTTTACGCTCCCAGCAGAGCACACCCGGTGTCTAAACTGCCTGTCTTCGTCTACATTCAAGGTGGAGGGTTTAACGCGAACTCCCATCCTCGCCTGAACGGCACCGGCCTGGTCAAGAAGAGCGAGATGGGCATCGTTGTCGTCACTTTGAATTACCGAGTCGGCCCTTGGGGATTCCTCGTGGACGGCGACAAGCTAACTCCCAACAATGGATTGCGAGACCAACGACAAGCCTTGAAGTG GGTCAAGAAGAACATTGCCCAGTTTGGCGGTGACCCAGACCATGTTGTCCTCGGTGGTGCATCCGCCGGCGCCTCAAGTATCGCCTGGCACCTCACCGCATATGGCGGCCGTGATCAAGACCTTTTCCACGCTGGCGCCGGCGAGTCAGCGGCTTGGGGTCATGTTATCACCGCCAAAGAAGCCCGTTACCAGTTCCAAGATCTTGTCGTCCGCATCGGCTGCGTCAGCAACAGCTCGGAGGCTACACTCACCTGTCTACGCAAGAAGCCGTACCGAGAGATTCAGATGCATGGCTCTGGCACACCATACCCTGGCCAATCACTCAACCCCTTGTTTATGTGGGGACCCGTGATCGACTACGACATGTTCAGCCTACCTCTCATCGAAGCGTTCAAGCAAGGAAGGTTTATCAAGGTGCCAGTCATCTGGGGTGACGATACCAATGGTGGCAGCATCTTCACTTCTCCCTTCACCTCGACTGTCGCCCACAGCAATCGATGGATGAGGACCCAATACCCCTTTTTGACACTCAGAAAGTTGTGGTTGCTCAACAAGGCGTGGAAGAACAGGGGGAAGGAGCAAGACAGATGCCCCGCAAGAGACTGTTGGAGAGAGCAGCTCAGCCAAGTCTACGGTGACATGCGCTACATGTGCCCTAACATCTACATGAGCTCTGCTTTCCCAGACCATGGCTTCAACAACGCGTGGAACTATCGTTGGAACGTCGAGGATCCCGACCAGATTGCAGCAGGACTCGGCGTCCCTCACGTCAGCGAGATATCTGCGTTGTTTGGACCAGAGTATGTTCTAGAGCCGTACATCAGTGCACCAAGAACGTATAGAGAGGGAGAGCTCAACGGAAACGCCGTTGATGTGATTCAGAAATACTGGATCAGCTTTATCAAGACATTTGATCCAAACACAGAGCGGGCCCAAGGAACGGCTCGATGGGAGAAATTTGACAGCAAGAAGCTTAGTCGGCTGCGGTTTGACACGGGAGGAAAGACTGAGATGGAGTATGTCGGCAGTGAACTTGCGAGGAGATGCACGCTTTTGTTCGACAAGATATACCCAAGACGGGTTGGAAGTGGATGGACCGGATGGTGA
- a CDS encoding hypothetical protein (EggNog:ENOG503PWPJ): MEHNELSTSSSTSSNNRQLAANMEAPMYQTYPQDAFAFGQWSNRPSFPPTFPASNPAAQFDGMWHDELQHPMTTYDMPTMFQTSDDVVWPMQEQPAGGFSQPSSASPVGYQGQDAEWSSIPSQDTGYASGTWMSNEQIQPVPSPLSEAPSFNNYIFNHKTPSDYEPHSATSTAPFPSQSSFDTRESASPAASSVAPVSEPKGKGKGKAAVTKPSKKGTEASSKFRGTKRKSPAPSTKSTSSYNSKPPPPFLGIFPPDVDPREASAKVQREAWERCKNEAMVMSQRRLLLLNHERGALERETQKLQENLALMREAAAREHRQLKEAVKKAERLDARGYY, translated from the exons ATGGAACACAACGAGCTTTCAACTTCATCTTCCACTTCATCAAACAACAGACAGCTGGCCGCAAACATGGAG GCTCCAATGTATCAAACATATCCCCAGGACGCCTTTGCCTTTGGCCAGTGGTCCAACAGGCCAAGCTTCCCCCCGACGTTTCCAGCATCGAATCCCGCCGCACAGTTCGACGGAATGTGGCACGATGAACTACAGCACCCGATGACAACCTACGACATGCCAACAATGTTCCAAACATCCGATGACGTCGTCTGGCCCATGCAAGAGCAGCCTGCTGGAGGCTTCTCCCAGCCGTCGTCCGCATCTCCCGTTGGATATCAAGGACAAGACGCAGAGTGGAGCTCGATACCATCACAAGACACCGGCTACGCTTCAGGAACCTGGATGTCAAACGAACAGATCCAGCCGGTGCCGTCTCCCCTGTCAGAAGCCCCATCATTTAACAACTACATCTTCAACCACAAGACACCCAGCGACTACGAACCTCACTcggccacctccaccgcccctttcccatcccagAGCTCCTTTGACACTCGGGAGTCGGCCTCGCCCGCCGCTAGCAGCGTAGCCCCAGTTTCAGAACCTAAAGGCAAAGGCAAAGGAAAGGCCGCCGtcaccaaaccctccaagAAGGGCACAGAAGCCTCATCCAAATTCCGgggaacaaaaagaaaatctcCCGCTCCGTCCACGAAATCCACCTCAAGTTACAACagcaagccaccaccaccatttcTGGGCATCTTTCCTCCCGATGTCGACCCCCGGGAGGCTTCAGCCAAGGTGCAACGCGAAGCATGGGAGAGGTGCAAGAACGAGGCCATGGTCATGTCGCAAAGACGGCTCCTGCTATTGAACCACGAGCGTGGTGCATTAGAGCGGGAGACACAGAAATTGCAAGAGAACCTTGCCTTGATGAGAGAAGCAGCTGCGAGGGAACACAGGCAACTGAAGGAAGCTGTGAAGAAGGCTGAGAGGTTGGACGCGAGGGGTTATTACTGA